A genomic region of Kineococcus rhizosphaerae contains the following coding sequences:
- a CDS encoding carbohydrate ABC transporter permease: MSQLLDERRTLPRQRDAVARRAVPGRHRPGHVSTWLAAPSLAGLALMLVYPTVFVVALAVTKSSLARPLQRFTGTDNVVDAWQSLAFAGSLVRSVVFAVLAAVLATVLGVALALLLHARGTRFGVVGTILLLPLVTPPVMVGVAWKLMLAPVGGAFGGLFSALGFPGANPLGDSVGAFGALVVMHVWQWTPLVTLLVFAALLGVPEELREAAALDGAGSLRAFTNVVWPVIAPNVWSVLLLELVIGLKVFDLVTVVTQGGPGVSTIVSSFEIFRTGMRGSYEIGTAAAETLVFGLVVGVLTTVVTLLRARAVKADQ, from the coding sequence ATGAGTCAGCTCCTCGACGAACGCCGGACCCTGCCGCGCCAGCGCGACGCCGTCGCCCGGCGGGCGGTGCCGGGCCGGCACCGCCCCGGGCACGTGTCCACGTGGCTGGCGGCACCGAGCCTGGCCGGGCTCGCGCTCATGCTCGTCTACCCCACGGTGTTCGTCGTGGCGCTGGCGGTCACGAAGTCCTCGCTGGCCCGGCCTCTACAGCGCTTCACGGGCACCGACAACGTCGTGGACGCCTGGCAGTCGCTGGCCTTCGCCGGCTCCCTGGTGCGTTCGGTGGTGTTCGCCGTCCTCGCCGCCGTGCTGGCGACGGTGCTCGGCGTCGCCCTCGCGCTGCTGCTGCACGCCCGGGGGACGCGCTTCGGGGTCGTCGGCACGATCCTGCTCCTGCCGCTGGTCACCCCGCCCGTCATGGTCGGGGTGGCCTGGAAGCTCATGCTCGCCCCGGTCGGCGGCGCGTTCGGCGGGTTGTTCTCCGCGCTGGGTTTCCCGGGGGCCAACCCGCTGGGCGACAGCGTGGGCGCGTTCGGGGCGCTCGTCGTCATGCACGTGTGGCAGTGGACGCCGCTGGTGACGCTGCTGGTCTTCGCCGCGCTCCTGGGGGTTCCCGAGGAACTGCGGGAGGCGGCGGCGCTGGACGGGGCGGGCAGCCTGCGCGCGTTCACGAACGTGGTGTGGCCCGTGATCGCCCCGAACGTGTGGTCGGTGCTGCTGCTGGAACTCGTCATCGGCCTGAAGGTCTTCGACCTGGTGACGGTCGTGACCCAGGGCGGACCGGGGGTGTCGACCATCGTCAGCAGCTTCGAGATCTTCCGGACGGGCATGCGCGGCAGCTACGAGATCGGCACGGCGGCCGCGGAGACGTTGGTCTTCGGGCTCGTCGTGGGGGTCCTGACCACCGTCGTCACGCTGCTGCGGGCGCGCGCCGTGAAGGCGGACCAGTGA
- a CDS encoding SfnB family sulfur acquisition oxidoreductase: MSAPTSAPASAPTSAPTSAHVIADAAEALAVAKRFGAQLAEGDAERDAERRLPHAEVAALAASGLLGLTVPRSFGGAGLGARDLGEVFVELAEGDSSVGQVPQNHYFFVDVVHHVGTLEQQRFFYGEVLAGRHFANALSERGSKTAWEYDIRFERQPDGRYLVDGVKHYGTGTPFAPWIPIYATDRSEDPDGRLVAAWVEASDPGVTVQDDWIGMGQRTTGSGTVRFEGVLVDADRVMPAGRMFEQAETFGAFGNFLHAAIDVGIAWAALRDATELVRTVARPWPEFGAPSAAQDPLITQEVGDLVLRTRAAHALLREAGAAIDAARADLTEESAGEASLAVAAARAAADTAAVSVSSDVFALVGTRSAAKPLNLDRHWRNARTHTLHDPRRSKLQHLGRHALLDVYPPANGWV, from the coding sequence GTGAGCGCCCCCACCAGCGCTCCCGCGAGCGCCCCCACGAGCGCCCCCACGAGTGCCCACGTCATCGCCGACGCCGCGGAGGCCCTGGCCGTCGCGAAGCGGTTCGGCGCGCAGCTGGCCGAGGGCGACGCCGAGCGCGACGCCGAACGCCGCCTGCCGCACGCCGAGGTCGCCGCGCTCGCCGCGTCGGGCCTGCTCGGTCTGACGGTCCCGCGGTCCTTCGGCGGTGCCGGCCTGGGCGCGCGGGACCTGGGCGAGGTGTTCGTCGAACTGGCCGAGGGCGACTCCAGCGTCGGGCAGGTCCCGCAGAACCACTACTTCTTCGTCGACGTCGTGCACCACGTGGGGACGCTGGAGCAGCAGCGGTTCTTCTACGGCGAGGTCCTCGCCGGCCGGCACTTCGCGAACGCGCTGTCCGAGCGCGGGTCGAAGACGGCGTGGGAGTACGACATCCGCTTCGAGCGGCAGCCCGACGGCCGCTACCTCGTCGACGGGGTCAAGCACTACGGCACCGGGACCCCCTTCGCGCCGTGGATCCCGATCTACGCCACGGACCGCTCCGAGGACCCCGACGGCCGCCTCGTCGCGGCCTGGGTGGAGGCCTCCGACCCCGGGGTCACGGTCCAGGACGACTGGATCGGCATGGGCCAGCGCACGACCGGGTCGGGCACGGTCCGGTTCGAGGGCGTCCTCGTCGACGCCGACCGCGTCATGCCCGCGGGGCGGATGTTCGAGCAGGCCGAGACGTTCGGCGCGTTCGGGAACTTCCTGCACGCCGCGATCGACGTCGGGATCGCCTGGGCCGCGCTGCGCGACGCGACCGAGCTGGTGCGGACCGTGGCCCGGCCGTGGCCGGAGTTCGGCGCGCCCAGCGCCGCGCAGGACCCGCTGATCACTCAGGAGGTCGGTGACCTCGTGCTGCGCACCCGGGCCGCGCACGCCCTGCTGCGCGAGGCCGGGGCGGCGATCGACGCCGCCCGCGCCGACCTCACGGAGGAGTCCGCCGGCGAGGCGTCCCTGGCCGTCGCCGCCGCGCGCGCCGCGGCGGACACCGCCGCGGTGTCGGTGTCCTCGGACGTGTTCGCGCTGGTCGGCACCCGCTCGGCGGCCAAGCCGCTGAACCTGGACCGGCACTGGCGCAACGCCCGCACGCACACCCTGCACGACCCCCGCCGCTCGAAGCTGCAGCACCTCGGCCGGCACGCCCTGCTCGACGTCTACCCGCCCGCCAACGGCTGGGTGTGA
- a CDS encoding LLM class flavin-dependent oxidoreductase produces MTCVGHQSPGLWRHPDDQSHRFDDIRYWTELAKLLERGKFDSLFIADVLGIYDVYQGGPETALRESTQVPVGDPMLAVSAMGAVTEHLGFGVTVSLTYEQPYSFARKMATLDHYTNGRVGWNVVTSYLESAAKNLGLATQISHDDRYELGEEFMEVVYKLWEGSWEDDAVVRDAEAGVYTDPAKVHPIEHHGRFFDVPGIGLTAPSPQRTPVIFQAGASPRGIGFAARHGEAIFNTATRPEVMRPWVDRLRAQAAEAGRDPRSVKVFTLVTIITAPTDEEARAKHAEYAKLVSYDGALNLYGGWSGLDLSSYPPDEPLEYAETQAVRSAVEAFSTADPDRRWTPRDIANWVGIGGMGAVIVGSPATVADELQRWMEVGDVDGFNCAYAITPGTFEDIVELVVPELQRRGVYPSEYEGETLRETIYGKGQVHVRDDHPAARHKRVNR; encoded by the coding sequence ATGACGTGCGTCGGGCACCAGTCCCCCGGCCTGTGGCGCCACCCGGACGACCAGTCCCACCGGTTCGACGACATCCGGTACTGGACCGAGCTGGCGAAGCTGCTCGAACGCGGCAAGTTCGACTCCCTGTTCATCGCCGACGTCCTGGGGATCTACGACGTCTACCAGGGCGGCCCGGAGACGGCCCTGCGCGAGTCCACGCAGGTCCCGGTCGGCGATCCGATGCTCGCGGTCTCGGCCATGGGCGCGGTCACCGAGCACCTCGGGTTCGGGGTCACGGTCTCGCTGACCTACGAGCAGCCGTACTCTTTCGCGCGCAAGATGGCGACGCTGGACCACTACACGAACGGCCGGGTCGGCTGGAACGTCGTGACGTCCTACCTGGAGTCGGCGGCGAAGAACCTGGGCCTGGCGACCCAGATCTCGCACGACGACCGCTACGAGCTCGGCGAGGAGTTCATGGAGGTCGTCTACAAGCTGTGGGAGGGCTCCTGGGAGGACGACGCCGTCGTCCGCGACGCCGAGGCGGGGGTGTACACCGACCCGGCGAAGGTCCACCCGATCGAGCACCACGGCCGGTTCTTCGACGTCCCCGGCATCGGCCTGACCGCCCCGTCGCCGCAGCGCACCCCGGTCATCTTCCAGGCCGGCGCCTCCCCCCGCGGGATCGGTTTCGCCGCCCGCCACGGGGAGGCGATCTTCAACACCGCCACCCGCCCGGAGGTCATGCGCCCCTGGGTGGACAGGCTGCGCGCGCAGGCCGCCGAGGCCGGGCGCGACCCGCGCAGCGTGAAGGTGTTCACGCTCGTGACGATCATCACCGCCCCCACCGACGAGGAGGCGCGGGCCAAGCACGCCGAGTACGCGAAGCTCGTCAGCTACGACGGGGCGCTGAACCTCTACGGCGGCTGGAGCGGGCTGGACCTGTCCAGCTACCCGCCGGACGAACCGCTGGAGTACGCCGAGACGCAGGCCGTCCGCAGCGCCGTGGAGGCGTTCTCCACGGCCGACCCGGACCGCCGCTGGACCCCGCGCGACATCGCGAACTGGGTGGGCATCGGCGGCATGGGCGCGGTGATCGTCGGCTCCCCCGCGACGGTGGCGGACGAGCTGCAGCGCTGGATGGAGGTCGGCGACGTGGACGGGTTCAACTGCGCGTACGCCATCACCCCCGGCACGTTCGAGGACATCGTCGAGCTCGTCGTCCCCGAGCTGCAGCGCCGTGGCGTCTACCCCAGCGAGTACGAGGGCGAGACGTTGCGGGAGACCATCTACGGCAAGGGGCAGGTCCACGTGCGCGACGACCACCCCGCCGCCCGCCACAAGCGGGTGAACCGGTGA
- a CDS encoding ABC transporter substrate-binding protein, with product MSAPLRTSSPASTQRLIASRRRVLSGALGVGALAATGTLAACGDGSTGSDLAAGKAVDLKGATLKLMVNQPHVLAFTDLLGKKFEQEFGGKVEVTAIPYDQLTSKQILDVQGGDGEFDVFDYFYFGLGELVDAGALVDLTKWIDANDDIRTDDFLPSIYDPYTLIDGKRYGLPFDGDTHVLYYNAEVFQKYGVEPPKTWDDYDAAAEKITKDSGGSVYGAIVEGQQVPMILGCSFINRLAGYGGTLVDGDGGAAFNGEEGLAALQHLIDVAPHALPTPLQTGFDQANSAFLSGQGAMLDTWTDLGLKAQDPASSKIVDKWGVVTLPVGGKNTKPRTALDAGFGLGVSTAGKQQDKAAAFVKWATNEENNFLLASTAGSGIDPARKTVLDSADYAKAAGIATETIREGLDGDPLAWPSQQGAPKALQDLVDQLALAIQGKTEPQAALDEAAKSWEKTLG from the coding sequence ATGTCCGCGCCCCTGCGCACCTCCTCCCCGGCGAGCACCCAGCGCCTGATCGCCTCCCGCCGCCGTGTCCTGTCCGGCGCCCTGGGCGTCGGCGCGCTGGCCGCGACCGGCACCCTGGCCGCCTGCGGCGACGGCTCGACCGGATCCGACCTGGCCGCCGGCAAGGCCGTCGACCTCAAGGGCGCCACGCTCAAGCTCATGGTCAACCAGCCCCACGTGCTGGCCTTCACGGACCTGCTGGGCAAGAAGTTCGAGCAGGAGTTCGGGGGCAAGGTCGAGGTCACCGCGATCCCCTACGACCAGCTGACGAGCAAGCAGATCCTGGACGTGCAGGGCGGCGACGGCGAGTTCGACGTCTTCGACTACTTCTACTTCGGCCTCGGCGAGCTCGTGGACGCCGGCGCCCTCGTCGACCTGACGAAGTGGATCGACGCCAACGACGACATCCGCACGGACGACTTCCTGCCGTCCATCTACGACCCGTACACGCTCATCGACGGCAAGCGCTACGGCCTGCCCTTCGACGGCGACACCCACGTCCTCTACTACAACGCCGAGGTCTTCCAGAAGTACGGCGTCGAGCCGCCGAAGACCTGGGACGACTACGACGCGGCCGCCGAGAAGATCACGAAGGACTCCGGCGGGAGCGTGTACGGCGCGATCGTCGAGGGCCAGCAGGTCCCGATGATCCTGGGCTGCTCCTTCATCAACCGCCTCGCCGGCTACGGCGGCACGCTCGTCGACGGCGACGGCGGGGCCGCGTTCAACGGCGAGGAGGGGCTCGCGGCGCTGCAGCACCTCATCGACGTCGCCCCCCACGCCCTGCCGACGCCCCTGCAGACCGGCTTCGACCAGGCCAACTCGGCGTTCCTGTCCGGTCAGGGCGCCATGCTCGACACCTGGACCGACCTGGGCCTGAAGGCGCAGGACCCGGCCAGCTCGAAGATCGTCGACAAGTGGGGCGTCGTGACGCTGCCCGTCGGGGGGAAGAACACCAAGCCCCGCACCGCGCTCGACGCCGGGTTCGGCCTGGGCGTCTCCACGGCAGGCAAGCAGCAGGACAAGGCCGCCGCCTTCGTGAAGTGGGCGACGAACGAGGAGAACAACTTCCTGCTGGCCTCCACGGCGGGCTCGGGCATCGACCCGGCGCGCAAGACGGTCCTCGACTCCGCCGACTACGCCAAGGCCGCGGGCATCGCGACCGAGACGATCCGCGAGGGCCTCGACGGCGACCCGCTGGCCTGGCCGTCGCAGCAGGGCGCGCCGAAAGCCCTGCAGGACCTCGTCGACCAGCTCGCGCTGGCGATCCAGGGCAAGACCGAGCCGCAGGCCGCGCTCGACGAGGCCGCGAAGAGCTGGGAGAAGACGCTCGGATGA
- a CDS encoding acyl-CoA dehydrogenase family protein — protein sequence MTTREQVLDAARDVANHLALDALERDRANAEPFTEAELLRKAGLPSVLLPASIGGAGLPWSVALEVVREIARTDGSIAQLIAYHYVNAHNLVWVADDAGRARWGVPSVANQWLWGDSVNPVDPDLRLARDGEDWVLSGTKNFSTGASVGDVTLVGGLTDDGRDLLVLVPRETPGFVKGGDWDNLGQRLSASGSVRFDDVRITPDAVLGSASSSGAFGSLVTPSIQAAFGHFYLGVTRGALEAASEYTRTTSRPWLLSDVEKAVEDPYVLATYGRLVARLRAAEALGRSVGESLSQAHARGADLTWAERGEVAEEIAALKVVSSDLAVEATSAIYEVTGARATANKHGFDRFWRNVRTHTLHDPVQYKAREVGNHFLTGAHPDFTLYT from the coding sequence GTGACCACCCGTGAACAGGTCCTCGACGCCGCCCGCGACGTCGCGAACCACCTCGCCCTCGACGCGCTCGAGCGCGACCGCGCCAACGCCGAACCGTTCACCGAGGCCGAGCTGCTGCGCAAGGCCGGGCTGCCCAGCGTCCTGCTGCCCGCCTCGATCGGCGGCGCGGGCCTGCCGTGGTCGGTGGCGCTGGAGGTCGTGCGCGAGATCGCCCGCACCGACGGTTCCATCGCCCAGCTCATCGCCTACCACTACGTCAACGCGCACAACCTCGTGTGGGTGGCCGACGACGCGGGCCGCGCCCGCTGGGGCGTGCCGAGCGTGGCGAACCAGTGGCTGTGGGGCGACTCGGTGAACCCGGTCGACCCGGACCTGCGGCTGGCGCGGGACGGGGAGGACTGGGTCCTGTCCGGGACGAAGAACTTCTCGACCGGCGCGAGCGTCGGCGACGTCACCCTCGTCGGCGGGCTCACCGACGACGGCCGGGACCTGCTCGTCCTCGTGCCGCGCGAGACCCCCGGCTTCGTCAAGGGCGGTGACTGGGACAACCTCGGCCAGCGGCTGTCGGCGTCGGGGTCGGTGCGCTTCGACGACGTCCGGATCACCCCGGACGCGGTCCTCGGGTCGGCGTCGTCCAGCGGGGCGTTCGGCTCGCTCGTGACGCCCTCGATCCAGGCCGCGTTCGGCCACTTCTACCTCGGCGTCACGCGCGGTGCGCTCGAGGCGGCCTCGGAGTACACGCGCACGACGTCGCGGCCGTGGCTGCTGTCGGACGTCGAGAAGGCCGTCGAGGACCCCTACGTGCTCGCCACGTACGGCCGGCTCGTGGCGCGGCTGCGGGCAGCCGAAGCCCTGGGCCGCAGCGTCGGTGAGTCGCTGTCGCAGGCGCACGCCCGCGGCGCGGACCTCACCTGGGCCGAGCGCGGAGAGGTCGCCGAGGAGATCGCCGCCCTCAAGGTCGTGTCGTCGGACCTGGCGGTCGAGGCGACGTCGGCGATCTACGAGGTCACCGGCGCACGGGCGACGGCGAACAAGCACGGGTTCGACCGGTTCTGGCGCAACGTGCGCACGCACACCCTGCACGACCCGGTGCAGTACAAGGCCCGCGAGGTCGGGAACCACTTCCTCACGGGTGCCCACCCGGACTTCACCCTGTACACCTGA
- a CDS encoding carbohydrate ABC transporter permease, translated as MNTVILRRGGVRVALAAVAFVALLPLLFLVSLSLRSVDDIANGGWLPSAFVWSNFSKAFSTVPLSTMLANSWVVAIGATVLTSIVAVPAAYVTARAGQRGERLQTVLLASYCAPPIVAVLPLYYLLKQADLTNSALGLILVNGLANVPVAVWLLDGFVRRVPIEVEEAGWVDGLSTTGGLRRIVLPLLAPGLVAALLICLFLSYNEFLFAVSFSQSTTSQTLPVGLSLFQGDRTVQFGQQAAASLVGIVPMYVLAVVAQKWLVGGLSAGAVK; from the coding sequence GTGAACACCGTGATCCTGCGCCGCGGCGGCGTGCGCGTCGCCCTGGCCGCCGTGGCGTTCGTGGCCCTGCTGCCGCTGCTGTTCCTCGTCTCGCTGTCGCTGCGCAGCGTCGACGACATCGCCAACGGCGGCTGGCTGCCCAGCGCGTTCGTGTGGTCGAACTTCTCCAAGGCCTTCTCGACGGTCCCGCTGTCGACGATGCTGGCGAACTCCTGGGTCGTCGCGATCGGCGCGACGGTCCTCACCTCGATCGTCGCCGTGCCCGCGGCGTACGTGACGGCGCGCGCCGGTCAGCGCGGGGAACGCCTGCAGACGGTGCTGCTCGCCAGCTACTGCGCACCGCCGATCGTCGCGGTGCTGCCGCTGTACTACCTGCTCAAGCAGGCCGACCTGACGAACTCGGCGCTCGGTCTGATCCTGGTCAACGGGCTGGCGAACGTCCCCGTCGCGGTGTGGCTGCTCGACGGTTTCGTGCGCCGCGTCCCGATCGAGGTCGAGGAGGCCGGCTGGGTCGACGGGCTGTCGACGACCGGCGGTCTGCGCCGCATCGTCCTGCCCCTGCTGGCCCCCGGCCTGGTCGCGGCGCTGCTGATCTGCCTGTTCCTGTCCTACAACGAGTTCCTGTTCGCGGTGTCCTTCTCGCAGAGCACGACCAGCCAGACCCTGCCGGTCGGGTTGTCGCTGTTCCAGGGCGACCGCACCGTGCAGTTCGGCCAGCAGGCCGCCGCCTCGCTCGTCGGGATCGTCCCGATGTACGTGCTCGCGGTCGTGGCGCAGAAGTGGCTCGTCGGCGGACTGTCCGCCGGGGCCGTCAAGTGA
- the rpmA gene encoding 50S ribosomal protein L27: protein MAHKKGASSSRNGRDSAAQRLGVKRFGGQVVSAGEILVRQRGTHFHPGAGVGRGGDDTLFALIPGAVEFGTRRGRKVVNIVAGE from the coding sequence ATGGCACACAAGAAGGGCGCGAGCTCCTCGCGCAACGGTCGTGACTCCGCCGCTCAGCGCCTCGGTGTGAAGCGCTTCGGCGGTCAGGTCGTCAGTGCGGGCGAGATCCTCGTCCGTCAGCGCGGCACCCACTTCCACCCCGGTGCGGGTGTGGGCCGCGGCGGCGACGACACGCTGTTCGCGCTGATCCCGGGGGCCGTCGAGTTCGGCACCCGTCGTGGTCGCAAGGTCGTCAACATCGTCGCGGGCGAGTGA
- a CDS encoding Rne/Rng family ribonuclease: MTTTPEENTAAPVNGTGADAGSAPTRPRRRRAASRPAGAPAHAEPVVTTAPAATAAPVETTDAAASPEAVTATAADAAATARTTPDATAAPTPAAGEEPAPEAPRRRARRATRKVTTPEHAPEPVLETSPAAPAAETPTEQRVAPVGGPAVEEVGEVTAPAPARRRRARKTAAAPAAAPEVAAAPEVVADPVVPAAVEEVAAAEPAAVEEVAAAEPAAVAAVAEDVPVEEAPVLEPSVDAAAPAGQEPTADADADAATEADDTDDLMDDPVLLRAAGLARRGGRRRREPETERATDAAARATALFFQAPDAETSARETSPRRSRRASAPAGPPPGEDQDTLDFESFRRPGSTDGGSDRPDEDAFEEDLDETADQAVDEDGQDAQDDESDDDSGAPRRRRRRGGRGRRSRTRDDADDAEGSDDDEETGARDTGAEPADEDTDEDTDGDAGEESEDGEESSGSSRRRRRRRRRAGSADGEDASPDDPPNTVTRVREPRRSASRGTGEDEITALRGSTRLEAKKQRRREGREQGRKRAILTEAEFLARREAVERVMVVRQEDDRTQIGVLEDGILVEHYGAKQAQTTMVGNVYLGRVQNVLPSMEAAFVDVGKGRNAVLYAGEVNWDAAGLEGQPRRIEAALKSGDPVLVQVTKDPVGHKGARLTSQISLPGRYLVYVPRGSMTGISRKLPDTERARLKKVLKEVVPAGAGVIVRTAAEGVAEEELRADVQRLQATWEAIQAKSTSKNAPLLLHGEPDLTVRVVRDVFNEDFTKVVVSGEAAWEAVHGYVADVAPDLADRLERWEGDRDVFEAHRIDEQLAKALGRKVWLPSGGSLVIDPTEAMHVIDVNTGKFTGAGGTLEETVTRNNLEAAEEIVRQLRLRDIGGIIVIDFIDMVLESNRDLVLRRLVECLGRDRTKHQVAEVTSLGLVQMTRKRTGQGLAAVLEELDAAADANPAPQPSPAQGAGGGGSGNGSNGSGNGSNGSGNGSNGSGNGSSGSGGGANGSGKSRRRGRGRDRGEAEQAPRAEEPAADAGRGESHRDAAALAAIAAVAAAGRREREAAAEASE, encoded by the coding sequence GTGACCACGACCCCGGAAGAGAACACCGCAGCACCCGTGAACGGCACCGGCGCCGACGCCGGGAGCGCGCCGACGCGGCCCCGCCGCCGCCGGGCGGCCAGCCGCCCCGCCGGGGCGCCCGCGCACGCCGAGCCCGTCGTCACGACGGCACCGGCGGCCACCGCCGCGCCGGTCGAGACCACCGACGCGGCTGCGTCCCCCGAGGCCGTCACCGCGACGGCCGCCGACGCCGCCGCGACGGCCCGCACGACGCCCGACGCCACCGCGGCCCCCACCCCGGCGGCCGGGGAGGAACCCGCCCCCGAGGCGCCGCGCCGCCGGGCGCGCCGGGCCACCCGCAAGGTGACCACGCCCGAGCACGCCCCCGAGCCGGTCCTGGAGACCTCTCCCGCCGCGCCGGCCGCCGAGACCCCGACCGAGCAGCGCGTCGCCCCGGTGGGCGGACCGGCCGTCGAGGAGGTCGGGGAGGTGACCGCCCCGGCGCCGGCCCGCCGCCGCCGAGCCCGCAAGACCGCCGCCGCCCCCGCCGCTGCCCCCGAGGTCGCCGCTGCCCCCGAGGTCGTCGCCGACCCGGTGGTGCCCGCAGCCGTCGAGGAGGTCGCGGCCGCCGAGCCCGCCGCCGTCGAGGAGGTCGCGGCCGCCGAGCCCGCCGCCGTCGCCGCCGTCGCCGAGGACGTCCCGGTGGAGGAGGCCCCCGTGCTCGAGCCGTCGGTGGACGCCGCCGCTCCGGCCGGGCAGGAGCCCACCGCCGACGCCGACGCCGACGCCGCCACTGAAGCCGACGACACCGACGACCTGATGGACGACCCGGTGCTGCTGCGGGCCGCCGGGCTGGCCCGGCGCGGCGGCCGTCGTCGCCGCGAACCCGAGACCGAGCGGGCCACCGACGCCGCGGCGCGCGCGACCGCCCTGTTCTTCCAGGCCCCCGACGCCGAGACCTCCGCGCGGGAGACCTCCCCGCGCCGCTCGCGCCGCGCGTCGGCGCCCGCGGGCCCGCCCCCGGGCGAGGACCAGGACACGCTGGACTTCGAGTCCTTCCGCCGGCCCGGCTCCACCGACGGCGGCTCGGACCGCCCCGACGAGGACGCCTTCGAGGAGGACCTCGACGAGACCGCCGACCAGGCGGTGGACGAGGACGGCCAGGACGCTCAGGACGACGAGTCCGACGACGACAGCGGCGCACCGCGCCGCCGCCGCCGCCGCGGCGGTCGTGGCCGGCGCAGCCGCACCCGCGACGACGCCGACGACGCCGAGGGCTCGGACGACGACGAGGAGACCGGCGCCCGGGACACCGGGGCCGAGCCGGCCGACGAGGACACCGACGAGGACACCGACGGGGACGCGGGCGAGGAGTCCGAGGACGGGGAGGAGTCGTCGGGCTCGTCCCGCCGCCGCCGTCGCCGTCGCCGCCGCGCCGGGTCCGCGGACGGGGAGGACGCCTCGCCGGACGACCCGCCGAACACCGTCACCCGGGTCCGCGAACCGCGCCGGTCCGCCTCCCGGGGCACCGGCGAGGACGAGATCACCGCGCTGCGCGGCTCGACGCGCCTGGAGGCCAAGAAGCAGCGCCGTCGCGAGGGGCGTGAGCAGGGCCGCAAGCGCGCCATCCTCACCGAGGCCGAGTTCCTGGCCCGCCGCGAGGCCGTCGAACGCGTCATGGTCGTGCGCCAGGAGGACGACCGGACGCAGATCGGGGTCCTCGAGGACGGGATCCTCGTCGAGCACTACGGCGCCAAGCAGGCGCAGACGACGATGGTCGGCAACGTCTACCTCGGCCGGGTCCAGAACGTGCTGCCCAGCATGGAGGCCGCCTTCGTCGACGTCGGCAAGGGCCGCAACGCCGTCCTGTACGCCGGTGAGGTCAACTGGGACGCGGCCGGGCTCGAGGGCCAGCCGCGGCGCATCGAGGCGGCGCTGAAGTCCGGCGACCCCGTCCTCGTGCAGGTCACCAAGGACCCGGTGGGGCACAAGGGTGCCCGGTTGACCAGCCAGATCTCGCTGCCCGGCCGCTACCTCGTCTACGTCCCCCGCGGGTCGATGACGGGCATCTCGCGCAAGCTGCCCGACACCGAGCGCGCGCGCCTGAAGAAGGTGCTCAAGGAGGTCGTGCCCGCCGGAGCGGGCGTCATCGTGCGCACGGCCGCCGAGGGGGTCGCCGAGGAGGAGCTGCGCGCCGACGTGCAGCGCCTGCAGGCGACCTGGGAGGCCATCCAGGCGAAGTCGACCAGCAAGAACGCCCCCCTGCTGCTGCACGGTGAACCCGACCTGACGGTCCGCGTCGTGCGCGACGTCTTCAACGAGGACTTCACGAAGGTCGTCGTCTCCGGCGAGGCGGCGTGGGAGGCCGTGCACGGGTACGTGGCCGACGTCGCTCCCGACCTCGCCGACCGGCTCGAGCGGTGGGAGGGCGACCGGGACGTCTTCGAGGCCCACCGGATCGACGAGCAGCTCGCCAAGGCGCTGGGCCGCAAGGTGTGGCTGCCCTCGGGCGGTTCGCTGGTCATCGACCCCACCGAGGCGATGCACGTCATCGACGTCAACACCGGCAAGTTCACCGGGGCCGGCGGCACGCTCGAGGAGACGGTCACCCGCAACAACCTCGAGGCCGCGGAGGAGATCGTCCGGCAGCTGCGGCTGCGGGACATCGGCGGGATCATCGTCATCGACTTCATCGACATGGTCCTGGAGTCCAACCGCGACCTCGTGCTGCGCCGGCTCGTGGAGTGCCTGGGCCGGGACCGGACCAAGCACCAGGTGGCGGAGGTCACCTCCCTCGGCCTGGTGCAGATGACGCGCAAGCGGACCGGTCAGGGCCTGGCGGCCGTGCTGGAGGAGCTCGACGCCGCCGCGGACGCCAACCCCGCGCCCCAGCCGTCCCCGGCCCAGGGGGCCGGGGGCGGTGGCTCCGGCAACGGCTCCAACGGCTCCGGCAACGGCTCCAACGGCTCCGGCAACGGCTCCAACGGCTCCGGCAACGGCTCCAGCGGCTCCGGCGGCGGCGCGAACGGCTCGGGCAAGTCCCGCCGCCGCGGCCGCGGCCGGGACCGCGGCGAGGCCGAGCAGGCCCCCAGGGCCGAGGAGCCCGCCGCGGACGCCGGGCGCGGGGAGTCCCACCGGGACGCCGCGGCGCTGGCGGCGATCGCGGCCGTGGCGGCCGCGGGCCGGCGTGAGCGCGAGGCGGCCGCCGAGGCGTCGGAGTGA
- the rplU gene encoding 50S ribosomal protein L21, whose translation MVYAIVRAGGRQEKVAVGDVLTIDRVPVASGETLQLQPLLLVDGETVTHDASALAGVKVVAEVVEEAKGPKITILKYKNKTGYRKRQGHRAKLTRVKITSIGA comes from the coding sequence GTGGTGTACGCCATCGTCCGCGCCGGCGGCCGGCAGGAGAAGGTCGCGGTCGGCGACGTGCTGACCATCGACCGGGTCCCCGTGGCCAGCGGGGAGACGCTGCAGCTGCAGCCGCTCCTGCTCGTCGACGGTGAGACCGTCACTCACGACGCCTCGGCGCTCGCGGGTGTCAAGGTCGTCGCCGAGGTGGTCGAGGAGGCCAAGGGCCCCAAGATCACCATCCTCAAGTACAAGAACAAGACCGGGTACCGCAAGCGTCAGGGTCACCGCGCGAAGCTCACCCGCGTCAAGATCACCAGCATCGGGGCGTGA